The following is a genomic window from Chaetodon trifascialis isolate fChaTrf1 chromosome 13, fChaTrf1.hap1, whole genome shotgun sequence.
GAGTACTTTTCTACCCATCGTCCACATCCTCTGGGAGGCTGACTGTACCCTCCACACCCACCAGCAACCGCAGGTCCTATGAGGTCCCAGAGTTGGGGGGTGAGCAGGGGAAGAAATCTGTGGTGACCTTTGGATACATAGAGAAAGCTAATGTTCACAGCGTGGGGGGCCGCCGTACCTCTATGTGCCAAAGTGAGTCGGACAGTCATCATAACAGAATGGATGGGCAGCTGCCTGCCCATTTCCGGAAGAGGCTGAGCGACCCAGCGTGGTACAATGGTCAGCCAGGGCAGGGTAATCCTTACTCCAGTCACCTCTACCTGCCTCAGAATCACTCTCCACATGGCTCGCCTTACATGCGGAGGACGACCCTGGACACAGTGGCCAGAGATGCCACCTGCAGGGCCTTGGAGGAGTTTGGATCCCCAGAACTCAGGCGCAGATATGCTCGTCACAGCCCAGAGAATTGTAGCCCGACCTTGCCAAGGAACTACCAGCCCCCTCGCTGCCGGTCATGGGCGGGGTCACCTGTCCTACCCCGCAGTACTCTCACCCTGCCATCTAAGGCCCAGCTTCTGGAGCTGGACAGGGGAGTTTGTCGGAGTTCAGTGAATGGACTACCCAGAAGTCCTGCTTCTGATCACCTGTGTGCCCACACTGGGTACTCCTCCCACTCAGTGGCTCCAACGTCAACTCTTAGGTCTCATGGCCTGCCCCAGAGCCAACAGAGGCCATGGGCGGGGGACGAGAGCCCCAGGTTGTCAAGCAAATTTCACCCACCTTTACCTGCAGGGAGACCCACAGACATCCAGCATGAGATCCCCACCAGCAACCACTCCAGGACTGGCTACCAGGCTAGTGGGAACCCCCAACACAGTGTTAATAATAGTTGTAGTGCTTTTGTCACCAATACCAGTCATAATGCTGTAGACAGTTTACACTCTAGTGCTAATGATGACTCCAACTTACCCAGAAAGACTTACTACAAATCATCACGCTGCAGTAGCAGAGCCAGTGATACAGTCAGCCCTACCACTGGCAGGAGAAGCATCTCCCCGTCTCCAAATGCTGAAGTGGCTTGCAAATTAGCTGTGGAGGCTGCCAAAATGTCCACTATTTTTGCGGACAGACGGACTCCCTCTCCAACACCTTCTCAAGCTGAGTCACTGAGGTCAGAGAGTCCCAAGACAGGAGGGTCATTCCTAAGAGAATCCCAACCTTATGCCACTCTTCATGGGCAAACCCCCCTGGAGCCTTTGCAGGCTGACAAGCAGAACCACAGatggaaaacagacaaaacaatacCTCAGACCAGACCAGGACGCGTCTCACCTCTCTTATCCCGGAAAGGCCTGTCTTCACCAGCGTCCCCAGCCTTGCCAGCTCGGTTGCACCGTGCAGCCACCTCTCAATCACCAGTTCAGTCACCAGACTTGGACCCACGGCAGCAACGGGGTTTATCACCCACCAAGGACATGTCTACCCTGCATCGCTATCAGCCGCCGCAGTACACCGGAGACCGCATATTGCCTAGCATGGAGCTGAGGCAGCACGATCACTTCTTTGATCGATCACTGAGGGACAGCCCTGAACTCTCCAAGAGACTTATCTCCAGCCAAAACACAGAAGCAATGCCTGTGAGCTGGACCTCCAGGCACAAGGAATGGAGGGAGGCTGGACCTGCCCAGCATGGGAGTGAACTCACTGAAGAAAAATACAGACAGTCAACCACTagaatttacactccaagcacAGAGGAATATCATATGAAGGTCGGAGGAGACAAAGGAATAAAGATGTCAATGCAGGGGTACCAGACACCAGTTATAGGTGTGTCCAAGGATCAGGGAGAGGAGGTTCAGGATCACAGCGGGGCTGCTGGGACATCCTCTCAAAGCTCCAGTGGGGTAACGGGCAGCATGGGAGACAGTTCCCAGCTGGACAGAAATGACAGTCTGTCCCCTGAAACCTCAAGCCAGTCCAGCCACGATACAGCAGACACCGGATCAGGGATGCAGGTCGGCTGGGTGGGAGGTCGATGAGGGTTTGGGTGAATGTAAAAGGATTGGTGTGTGAGGCAGGATTCATGCTGatcatgcatgtatgtgtgtgttttgtgggcAGGGTGATGAGTCGTCCATCTTTTCATTACATATGCTCACATTTACCTCAGCGACAATAAGCATACAACAGACGTCCGAGGTTTCTCTAACTCAGTTTCTGTTCGTCTGCGTGTTTTCTTATGGTGGGTTTGTCGATCAGTCTGTCAGTTTTGAGAAGCTTTAGCAGCATGTTTAATGTTAACGACAGATAGTTTTCTCTGTATCAGAACACTGCAGGAATATGAAAGTGTCTTTAAAGTGGCTTAACATGCTTGTGTAGTTTTTTTAGTTGATGCTGTCTTGAAGGGTCTTCTTCAGTGCTAGTTTACGCTCTTGTCGCCTTTCGTGTCCTGTGAGGCTGAGGACTTTAAAGGGTCGATTACATCAAATTTTAATTAATCAACTGGAATTtttagttttgctttattttggtacagcagctcagaggaagtcaaacaaaacaaacatgtgcaCTAATTGACTTCCAGTCGTTTCTATGACTGTAAACACGGCGCACAGGTCAAGGTATAATGTCTAAAAATGCTTTAGCTCTTTCTGATGTGTAGATTATTTCTGTGAGATTTCTGTACAAACGCatcatttctttcctcctcatgcAGTCGGACGGCGGCTCAGCGACGATTCCGTCCTCGAGGTCGCAGAAGATCGCTCAAGCCAAGTGGGATTTCCTGTTTGGagggcagacagaggagagccGCTGCAGTAAAGGTACTCGACGTCCTGCCACTGACGGTTTTAAATGGGgttcatgtgtttttacattgtttttatccatttttacattttgttccATTGTGTGCTCATTTAAACCCATTTGAAACTACATGTTCTTTAATGtcacttttttaattaaagggGATATCGGTCCTTTTTTCCATAAAAATCAGTGATCTGGGAATTGTTGATGCTTCTGCTTggtccatgttttgttttgttttgttttttctagtTGGCATCAGTTTACAAATCTTCAATCTCAGCAGTTGGTGTTAAGTGTTACAACTGACCGGTTAAGACCGTTATAAGCCTTTACATCCTGGACAGGAAAAATAAGTCTAGAGTCGATCCATCAGTGCTTCATCCCAGTCCGTCTCCTTCACCTTCAGCAGTAGTGACGGTGTCGTCCACAGCCGTCGTCTTTGTTGACCTGAGTTCTACCTGCCAGCCGGTCAAAGGGCCACTCTGCCTTTTCTCTTGAATTGTTTTGTCACTCAGTGAAGTAAACAAGCAGCGTCAGGGGCTTCGTTTAAGCCAATTAGTTGAAGCTTAACATCAGCTAGAACAGGTCTCACAGTGCACAACTCTGCTCACGAGTATTACTACACACCTCTACTTTATTTAGCATCTTTGTCTGTGCGTATTTAAATGAAGAGagtttttttccattaattAATCTCATGTTATCTAATGAATAATGTGCCCTGGTCACTGCTGAATTTTATTAAGGCTGATATCaatatttgattatttaaaaaatctgaCTAATTAGTCTGGAGCTCTGATTTTAAAAGGTTATCAGAAAAGTCCAAAATATAACTGAAAACATCAAGAAGTCATACTGGtggttaaatatttaaaaagacatATAACGTGTAATACTTTTCCTTTAATCTCCCATCAGTTGGTTAAAAAAGCAAAacgttttaatttgttttccgTTACCTTCAGTAAGTTGCCTccaataaacatgttttctgtcagtttttctcttcagttgATCGACAGTGTTGACTGATGGGTGTTGGTTGTAGCACAGAAAAGACACGATTACTGCATTCATTATTCAGATggtaaaatgttaatttaagtATGTGAAAGACATTTTGGAGGTCAGTAATGTTTgattcagacaggaagtgactgtaTTTAAAACTGTATCATCCGTACAGAAAGGTGTGTTCACTTGTCTTCGCTGTTCTCAGAATCAACACGCATCTATTCTCCTGCAGACGCTCCGTCCACAACGCCGCCGATCAGCAGCTCGCCTagccccacccctccctcctccctccatctaaaaccagccaatcagaggaggggGCGGGACAGCGAGGGTCCAAAGTTGTCGCATCACAAGGTGCGGCAGATCGAGGTGGAACTGGTGACCCCTGGCCCCCGAGGCCACGCCTCCAAGACAGGCATCATCCGCCAAACCATCAAATACTCGGAGACGGACCTGGACGCCGTGCCGCTGCGGTGCTACAGGGAGACCGACCTGGACGAGGTGATCTGGTTTCATCTGGTCGTGTCCTTCATGGACTGTCGTAATGTTCACGTGTGATTACTCTCTGTCACAATGGTGCAGGTGATGCGGGCGGAGGCCGAGGCAGCCGACGAGGCGGAGGAGGACTCGGCCTTTGGGAGTAACCGAAGCGTCCCAGGAAACAGCTTCAGCCCTGCTGACACCTCCCTGAAACCCCGCACAggtggaaggaaggaggaggaagaggaggaggaggatgaggaggaagaggaggaggaaggagtggTGAGCTGGGCCAGTGTTCGGATGCtgggggacagacagagacagagagccaccaaggaggaggacgaggtgttcagtctgctgctgaaggggTGAGAGGTCGCAcagttagcagctcctgttagcagctcctgttagcatgAGCCCACAGCTATCAGTGGGTCACTGTGATaccaaaggaaacaaaaagacGAAGATCATCAGGTTCAGTCTCAAGTCCACGATGTGTGTGCCGCAGCGTCCGCATGCAAGTATAAAGGATTCAGATTTTACAGATGCTGTATATTCTCTCTTAAACTCGAGGCTATGTGAGCAGCAGGAAGGTGGTCTAAGTCTTAAAGATCCTGGTTTCCAAACTGAAGCTCTGTCACAAACGTGGCTTCAGAGGCATGTTTTTGGTGACTGGATCATGAGGATAACCAGACGTTGTGATTAGTGTGAATATAAGGTCACATGAGCCTTCTGTCCAATAAAACTGTCTCAAATGTAGAAGAGAAAAGGTGCGATGTTGGAAAGCTTGTTGATGCAGTTGTTGATCTGAACCAAACTTTGGTCTTTGTTTACCCTGCAGGCCGCTGGAGGCGTCGTCTAACTCTCACGATGGCCTCAAGTCCCCCATTTCCATCGGCAGCCCCCGCCGACCCTCTGACAGCAACCTTGACTCCTTCAGCCGGCATTTTGAAAGCATCATGGAGTCTCACCGGGCCAAAGGCACCTCGTACAGCAGCCTGGACAGCGTCGACCTTCTGACCTCTGGATCCACGTCTGTGTTCACCTTTGACCTGCCCACCCTCACCCCAGAGATCCAGGTAGGAGAGCGAGGCTGCGAATGACCTCAAGAAACATGTgggtgtttcctgtcagactgCAGAAAGTAAGctgatctgtctgtgtgttcagagtcaGATCTGTGAGAGTGCCAAGCAGATCATCGAGCTGAGCTTCGCCCCGCTGGCCCATCCGGACCCGTCCGCCCCCTCGGAGACGTCTCGCTCTGAAATCACCCTCAGTGCCTCAGGGGCGGGGCTCCGAGGCGGCTCCAAAGATGACCCCGGCCCTCCGGTTCGATCCAGGTCGGAGAAAGAGACGTGGCGTCGCTCCATCCTCAAAGATGGCTTCCGCAAGGCGAGCTCGGCCCCGTCCCTCCACAGCAGTCCCAGGTGAGTCACAGCTGATGGTGCAGGTCCAGgctgaggacaggaagtgctTGTTCTGGCCTCTGTTGCTCGGGGTTATCCTTTGTGGTTGAGCCTGTAAGGCCCTGTCCCTTCTCATGCAGCCTGGAAGAAGCTGAAGCCAGAAATCCAaactctgttgctcccctcaGGATCATTGTTGTCATGTGACCTAGTCGAGTCAGTGTAGACCAACAGATAAGACCCCAGACCCTCCAGACCCTCCAGGCCCTCCAGGCCCTCCAGACCCTCCAGACCCTCCAGGCTGGCTgctcatgttgtgtttgtttgactaaCCGCAAACTTGTCGGTGATGTTCATCACTGAGGCCGTATGacagctgaaaacattttaaaggttCTTAGTTTGCATTCGTGCATGATTTTAAGGTGGGATGAGGAATGGCAGCTGGTAAACATGGAGGTAAACAATACTGGACTTAATTACTTCTAAAGAACGTCTCTACAAATGTGTCATGAGGACGAAATGCTTTGCAGTTCATCAGAGATTATTTGTTGGATTTCAGGGTAAAATACTTCTCCGTagtgcaggaaaacacagtgaaaatatcCTGATACCACCTTCTTATTTCATGTAATACTTCAGTTCATACTGGACGAACAGGTGTTGCTTTATTCAGATAAACCTGCAGCAGGTTTTGGTTCCACTGTTGGAGTATTTGTTGGAGCTCATTTTTTGCCCCATGCCCTCCGTCATGTGACTCCGCCATCAGACGGTGAaagatttcagctctgctgtgacatatgtgaaatattcactgaactgcagtttgtctctgtctgttgttCCTCATGTCGTCTTCGTCATCATCGTGGAATCCAGATGATGAAGGGCTGATTTGTTAAATCAGTCTGAATGTAACCCTCCTGTGTCCGGTGCTCATAGAAAGAGTCTTTGTTGGCTCATTTGTCTTCATTGGCAGCATGTCAAAGtccaaactttatttaaaatgtttcataGATACAATCAAATAACTCCATAAATAACGAGTGAAATGACGCCTTTATCAGGATGAaagctgctgcagtcacagcGATCAGCCACAAGGTGGCAGCAGAGCGCCACAATGGAGTGgcagttcatttgttttttgtgtgtgtgtgtgtgtgtgtgtgtgtgtgggctaaGAGTGAGGAGGTTTCTATACATTTTCATCAGAGTCTAAGCGTTTAAAGGTTTGTTTGATGGCTGAAAGTGACGAGTGGATTATTTCAGTGAGGCTACTgaagaacgtgtgtgtgtgtgtgtgtgtgtgtgtgtgtgtgtgtgtgtgtgtgtgtgtgtgtgtgtgtgtgtgtgtgtgtgtgtgtgtgtgtgtgtgtgtgtgtgtgtgtgtgtgtgtgtgtgtgtgtgtgtgtgtttgaggattTAACTGAACTGTACACTCAGGCTGTGAGACAACACATGAGTTTAATTATAGAGTGTCTGATGTGTAgctgagctgaacacacacacacacacacacacacacacacacacacacacacacacacacacacagtatcttgTGTGGGTGGTAAAGAGAGCGACACCGAGCGACCTTGTTTTTTTGAAAGTACTGAAGCTGTTTCTGGCCTTTATGAAAGCTGAGGGACGTTTCTGTTAAACCTGCTGGAAACTCGGCGTCTGATTCAGATGAAGTTTAGTGATGATGACGAGCGAAGAGTTCTTCATCGTTACCTGAAACACTTTTCATGGACCGCCTGTGCTGAGAAATGTTCTTTGGGTATTTTTAACTGTAATTTGGTCGTTTCTTTGGCTGTCAGCATGTTTTGTGTGGGGAGGATTTTATGAGCTGGGCCCATCCAGGCCTTTAAAACTCAGACtcacaaagctgaaatgagAAGGTGTGGATTTAACTCTCTGAGCTTCAGATGAAGCTTTACGTCTGCTCTCATCTGCTGTGATCATTTTACCTCAAAGCTGTTTAAAGCTCAGATCTTCAGGCTTTTCCTTGTGCTCCATCTCTAATGTGAAGTTCATACTAAGAAAAGTGaaactttttactttttacaagCTTCACTTCACGAGTCAAACTCCTTGGATTTAAGTTAAATTTATGCACATGAAGAATTTGAGTagatgtacttagttactttacaACATGACTCCTCtgttcagtctgctgctgtcatacCTGGCCCTTCCTGTCTGGCAGCCAATCAGGCCTGGCACCTGGCCAGGCTGTGGCTGTGGTAACCACGGCAACAGCAGATTAACTTCCTGGAGCGTGAGATGTCAGAGTTTAAAATAGACAAAGGGGGATGTTGTGTTGTGGTTCAGCACCTGGTTCTGACACGGACAGGAAGAGGGgctgcaggtcacatgaccagctGGAGGTCTGAACAGAGAGCGTTCCTCAGCGCAGAACCAACACAAGGTTCTCCAGGCCGGGACCACAGGAggagagcccccccccccgtccctcCCCAGACATTTCTGTTCATGGCACCTGCTAACACAGGCGCTGACAGTCAGAGTCTGTCCTTTCAGAGTCCTTTTAACTGTTGAGTGAAATGAACGTGTCGTGTTATTCAGTGTAGCTTCATCTTTAGCTTTTGATcgttaatgtttaatgtttatttcttgtgttttagGAAAAGCAGATAGTAAAAAGCCGTTTAATGTGTTTGAACTTGCTCAAACTCGTACAGTAACGGCGTCCTGGTGGTCCAGGACTCTAAGGCGCTGAGCTTTGTTCAAcaccttgttttctgtcttgttcTCAGCCTAGCATTAGCTTCAAACTAGCTTTAACCTACAATTAGCTTGCTCATCATGCTAGCTTCGTAGCACTGTTAGCTCGCTCATGGGTTAAAGCCTACAGttagctctgtgttttcatctgaagCTGAAGCTTGAACCTCCAtgaactgtgaaaacagcttctTCCAGTCAGAACAAATCAAACCAGCAAACGTTCCCAGTACTGACCTCTGTTTTTATATGTCGTGATGGTCTGGTGAGGACAGACTGACCAGGACCAGGGTCAGTTTCATTCAGTGCCCACAGTAAGAAATGTGTACAAGACTGATCCTGCAGGAGTACAACCAGTAATCTATTACTTTTAGCTTCATTCAGCATGTTGCTCATTTTTCATTAACTCTGAACTTGATGTTCAGGACTTGATGTTCAGGAGCTTTTGTACCAGTAAACTAAAGATCGGCCTCACATGAAGGTTTGATCCTCTTTGTGTGTCAGTTTCCCTCCTGCACTCacgtgtttttcttttataaataaataaaagagaaaaataataaataaataattctttTAGGCGaacctcctgttttttttattagcttttcacacaccttcagacaTAGTTCGGTGGTTTGGAAAGATGATTTGGAAACCCTGGTGGCATAACGTGAGCATCCACATGATTCATATCTCTTATAAATAAGCGGATCTGGTTTTCAGTGTGTCTCTAGTGCGACGGT
Proteins encoded in this region:
- the psda gene encoding uncharacterized protein psda isoform X1 encodes the protein MSQAGKVLHLYVEVRSVAEEEGKVPGRRDDGTGHLMLQCPDVLPHSQRSSTHSSPSRSPDFSPVSPHQTGIGGPSKSSSRHSVSFQLQNPDATGSPTQVQRQDVLYDSFGQLLQVLAPGMTSSDQHGSVGQTCSSDSDPYQGRVLFYPSSTSSGRLTVPSTPTSNRRSYEVPELGGEQGKKSVVTFGYIEKANVHSVGGRRTSMCQSESDSHHNRMDGQLPAHFRKRLSDPAWYNGQPGQGNPYSSHLYLPQNHSPHGSPYMRRTTLDTVARDATCRALEEFGSPELRRRYARHSPENCSPTLPRNYQPPRCRSWAGSPVLPRSTLTLPSKAQLLELDRGVCRSSVNGLPRSPASDHLCAHTGYSSHSVAPTSTLRSHGLPQSQQRPWAGDESPRLSSKFHPPLPAGRPTDIQHEIPTSNHSRTGYQASGNPQHSVNNSCSAFVTNTSHNAVDSLHSSANDDSNLPRKTYYKSSRCSSRASDTVSPTTGRRSISPSPNAEVACKLAVEAAKMSTIFADRRTPSPTPSQAESLRSESPKTGGSFLRESQPYATLHGQTPLEPLQADKQNHRWKTDKTIPQTRPGRVSPLLSRKGLSSPASPALPARLHRAATSQSPVQSPDLDPRQQRGLSPTKDMSTLHRYQPPQYTGDRILPSMELRQHDHFFDRSLRDSPELSKRLISSQNTEAMPVSWTSRHKEWREAGPAQHGSELTEEKYRQSTTRIYTPSTEEYHMKVGGDKGIKMSMQGYQTPVIGVSKDQGEEVQDHSGAAGTSSQSSSGVTGSMGDSSQLDRNDSLSPETSSQSSHDTADTGSGMQSDGGSATIPSSRSQKIAQAKWDFLFGGQTEESRCSKDAPSTTPPISSSPSPTPPSSLHLKPANQRRGRDSEGPKLSHHKVRQIEVELVTPGPRGHASKTGIIRQTIKYSETDLDAVPLRCYRETDLDEVMRAEAEAADEAEEDSAFGSNRSVPGNSFSPADTSLKPRTGGRKEEEEEEEDEEEEEEEGVVSWASVRMLGDRQRQRATKEEDEVFSLLLKGPLEASSNSHDGLKSPISIGSPRRPSDSNLDSFSRHFESIMESHRAKGTSYSSLDSVDLLTSGSTSVFTFDLPTLTPEIQSQICESAKQIIELSFAPLAHPDPSAPSETSRSEITLSASGAGLRGGSKDDPGPPVRSRSEKETWRRSILKDGFRKASSAPSLHSSPRERPVNRPPELLYPQADVAERLALGGSDDALANGTKPDLQAAKRLAKRLYNLDGFRKSDVARHLSKNNEFSQMVAEEYLSNFNFTGLTIDQALRMFLRQFALMGETQERERVLAQFSRRYRQSNPEAVTTEDSIHTLTCAVMLLNTDLHGNNVGKRMSCSQFISNLEGLNDGKDFPKDLLKTLYSSIKNEKLQWTIDEEELRKSMSELADVRTDSASHTMKRMGSGGNPLVGVAQQADGELYKSGFLVRKVHADPDGKRTPRGKRGWKSFYAMLKGLVLYLQKDEYRAERELTEEDVKNAVSIHHSLAMRAADYSKRPNVFYLRTADWRVFLFQAPNAEQMQSWITRINVVAAMFSAPPFPAAIGSQKRFSRPLLPGSNTKLSQEEQVKSHENRFRAVSSELADLTASTPDRKVKGRELEEQKLRQEYLEFEKTRYGTYAMLLRAKLSSGDEDLSAFELRLFDDGGLQRAHSSPTLPQDTASKEKTRGTKTSKSLKVTSSTSKTGDSIREGSKKKNGGSGANNQRPELQKQSSKPEEAP